Proteins from a single region of Methanobrevibacter sp.:
- a CDS encoding Ig-like domain-containing protein, which translates to MYCNYDGDVAVGTTEVDGHFYINATKLKVVAVVTNVNISSSQRGVVVITVRDAEGNPVSGVNVNYTVNGENMTGVSDANGTVTVSGLTNEVIVGAVFEGNDAYMASNNTASFNFTIPKVATKLSATGLTTYYNVGKYVVVTLKDANGKVLADQKVVIKLNGKTYTKITNAKGQVTLKVTTLLPKTYTATVTYAGDDTHIKSSATAKVVVKKATLKVSAKAKTFKKSLKTKKYSIVLKNNVGKVMKKTKVTIKVKGKTYSAITNSKGVATFKITKLTKKGKYNAYIKYTGNKYYNSLTKKVRITL; encoded by the coding sequence TGGTGATGTTGCGGTTGGTACTACTGAGGTTGATGGTCATTTTTATATAAATGCTACTAAACTTAAAGTTGTTGCTGTTGTTACTAATGTTAATATTTCTTCTTCCCAAAGGGGAGTTGTAGTTATCACTGTCAGAGATGCTGAAGGTAATCCTGTTTCAGGTGTTAATGTGAATTACACTGTCAATGGTGAAAACATGACTGGTGTGAGTGATGCTAACGGTACTGTTACTGTTTCTGGTTTAACCAATGAGGTAATTGTTGGTGCTGTTTTCGAAGGTAATGATGCTTATATGGCTTCTAATAATACTGCTAGTTTTAATTTCACTATTCCTAAAGTTGCTACTAAACTTTCTGCTACTGGTTTAACTACTTATTATAATGTTGGTAAATATGTGGTTGTTACTTTAAAAGATGCAAATGGTAAAGTTTTAGCTGATCAGAAAGTTGTTATTAAACTCAATGGTAAAACTTATACTAAAATTACTAATGCTAAAGGTCAAGTTACTTTAAAAGTCACTACTCTTTTACCTAAAACCTACACTGCAACCGTAACTTATGCTGGTGATGATACACATATCAAATCTTCAGCTACTGCTAAAGTCGTTGTTAAAAAAGCAACACTTAAAGTATCCGCTAAAGCAAAAACATTCAAAAAATCTTTAAAAACCAAAAAGTATTCTATTGTTTTGAAAAATAATGTGGGCAAAGTCATGAAAAAGACAAAAGTTACTATTAAAGTTAAAGGTAAAACCTACAGTGCAATCACCAACAGTAAAGGTGTTGCAACATTTAAAATTACCAAATTAACCAAAAAAGGTAAATACAATGCTTACATTAAATACACAGGAAACAAATACTACAACAGCTTAACCAAAAAAGTTAGAATAACCTTATAA